The Bacillus sp. Bos-x628 genome segment AAACTCTAAAAAACCAACTCACATGCAAATTTTCTATTTCATATAAATGGCAGGCTGATCTCAATAGAATCTAAAAAAGCTTTTTTGACTCAAAAAGATAGCTATGCTTGTTCATCCCAACACAGAAAGGTGCAATGACGTTGAAACGAATCATTAAATGGCTCATGTTTGTAGCTGTTATCGCGGGGTTATTGGGATGTGCGTTCTTTGTTTTTCGTTTAAATCAATCTCAGCCGACGGCGAACATCCATTATGCAGACACCAAAAACAATCAGCAAACACTCGATATGTACATGCCTAAGGACACAAGTCGAACCGCTGGGGAGCATCCGGTGATGATCTATTTGCATGGCGGCGGATGGACAGGCGGCGATAAGAGCAAGGTCGCTTCAAAAGCCAATTATTTTACCGATCATGGGTATGTGTTTGTCTCCATAAATTATCGGCTTCATCCAGATGCCCAGTATGATCAGATGGCATATGACACAGCGAAAGCCATCAAATGGGTCAAGGTTCATGCGGACCAGTACCAAATCGACCCAGCGAAAATCAATGTGATGGGTCACTCAGCCGGCGGTCACTTAACGGCCTTAGTTGCTACGGATGCGACTTATTTAAAGCGTGTGGGGCTTTCGCCAAAATCAATTCGATCAATCGTGATTTTAGACGGACCTTTAAACATCAATCAATTTATACAAGCCATTCCATCCTATCAAAAAGTGTTTGGGAAAAATGAAAAGGTATGGACAAAAGCATCACCGGTCACTTATATGAATCAATCAAATACACCTGTGTATTTGATTACACGAAGGGAAAATCCCGAGGTGTACCGCTTTGCAGAAAGGCTTAATCATGAAAAAGGCACTCGTTTTGTTTTTCGGGTCAATACGTTGACACATAGTGGTCTGAATAAGTGGTTTGGATCGGACCGAGCGCCAAAAGAAGCACAAGATATGACAAAGGCAGTCATGGCTTTTTTAAAAAAACAGAATCAATAAAGAGGCTGATTCAATTGGCTATACACAACACCGTAACCTTTCCTCCATTTGAAGGAAAGGTTTTTCATGTGAAAGGAGACGGAAAACAATAATTCCTTGACATTACTCAATAGATGTAACTATAATAGTTACATCTATTGAGAGAAGACTTGAAGCAGGTGGAAGGAAGATGAAAATGAAAGTACAAATTTGGTCAGATGTTGCCTGTCCTTTTTGTTATATAGGAAAGAAACAGTTAGAAGCGGCACTTGAACAGTTCCCACAGAGAGATCAGGTAGAGGTAGAGTTTAAAAGCTTTGAGCTTGATCCGCATGCACCAAAACAAGTAGATTACGATGTGCATGACATGCTAGTCAAAAAATATGGAATGAGCCGTAGTCAGGCGATTGCCATGAATGAGCAGGTGAAGCAGGTAGGGAAGGAAAAGGGGGTTGATTTTCAATTTGATCCTATAATTCTGACCAACACATTTGATGCGCATCGTTTTGTGCAGTATGCTAGCAAAGCAGGAAAAGGCGATATCGTCATGGGAGAGCTTTTTAAAGCATATTTTACAGATGGAAAGCATGTAGGCGATCACAAAATTCTCTTAGACATTGCAAAAAAAGTAGGTCTTGATCAAGGTGAGCTACAAAAAGTATTAGACGGTCAAGAGTATGCAGAGGATGTTCGCAGCGACGAAACAGAGGCAAAAGAGCTTGGCATTTCTGCAGTTCCCTTTTTCTTAATCAATGACAAGTATTCTGTTGCAGGTGCACAATCATCAGACACCTTCCTGCGTACACTTGAAACGGCTTGGAATGAGCAAGCAGGTCAGACGTCAAATGGAGCATTTCATGAGACTGCATGTGCTGATGGTATGTGTGTGGTGCCTTCTTCAAAAGAAGAGAGAATAAAATGAAAAAATGAGCTTTCCTACATGAGGGGCTCATTTTTTCATTTTTTTGATCGTATCACCGGGCACTAATTCAGGCTCATAATAGGTTTGGTCAGGAAGATTCTTTTTTCCTTGCACTTTCTTAATCATCCAATTTGCAGCGTCTCGCCCCATTTGCTCTTGGGGATGAGTCAATGTAGTGAGCTTCACATGGGCATTTTTTTGTGCAATATAAGAGTTATCCTGTCCAATAATCGAAAGGTCGTCTGGGATAGAAAGACCAATCTGGCTGCACACATTGGCTACTTCTAATCCAACTTCATCGTTATAACAAACGAGGGCTGTCAGTTCATGTTGATGGTCCATAAGGAAGTTTTTTATGTGATCACCCAGATGCTGCTTCGATTCTGTATCGAAGAAAAGAACATGCTCTGGCAGAAAGTTGAGTTTGGCTTCTCCGAGCGCTTGAATATATCCCTTCATTCGGTATTTCCCCTGCAAATCATCAGTTTTTGAAATGAGCCCAATCTCTGTATGTCCAGAGGTGATGAGCTCTTTTGTGGCAAGATAGCTGGACTTGACATCATCTAAACAGAGAAAAGGAACATCTAGCTGCTCGTAATAGGCATTAATCATGATAAGCGGTACGTCCTGCTCTTTGAATGACAGATAATACGAGATGTTTGGATTATATAAATTGCTTTTTGTCGGTTCGACAATGAGCCCATCTACACCAAAGGAGAGCATCATTTCTAACGCTTTTTTTTCCTGTTCGACATCATTATTTGTGCTAGCCAACAAGAGAGAATAGTTCTCTTCATTTAACCGACTTTCAATACCTCGTATGATCGAAGGAAAAATATAATCAGATATGTATGTTGTAATGACACCAATTGATTTCATATGAGAATGTCCAGCAGGCTTTGTTTGATATTGATTGGAGACATATGTACCAGAGCCCTTTTCGCTTCGCAAAAACCCTTCACTTGACAGATCTAATATCGCTTTGCGAACAGTATGCCTGCTCACTTGATAGATGTCTTGTAAGCTGGATTCGGTTGGAATCTGATCCCCAATGCGGTAATCTCCTGTAAGTATTTTACTTTTTATATCATCCATAATGATTTGATACTTTTTTTTCATCGTTTCACTTCTTTCTCAGTTGTTCATCTGCTCGGATTGAGAAGAAATTGTATGGACATATTTTAACATGGTTGTTCGTTTAGGAACATGCAATTTCATTTTCTCACATATTATCTTCTTAGATAAGC includes the following:
- a CDS encoding GntR family transcriptional regulator codes for the protein MKKKYQIIMDDIKSKILTGDYRIGDQIPTESSLQDIYQVSRHTVRKAILDLSSEGFLRSEKGSGTYVSNQYQTKPAGHSHMKSIGVITTYISDYIFPSIIRGIESRLNEENYSLLLASTNNDVEQEKKALEMMLSFGVDGLIVEPTKSNLYNPNISYYLSFKEQDVPLIMINAYYEQLDVPFLCLDDVKSSYLATKELITSGHTEIGLISKTDDLQGKYRMKGYIQALGEAKLNFLPEHVLFFDTESKQHLGDHIKNFLMDHQHELTALVCYNDEVGLEVANVCSQIGLSIPDDLSIIGQDNSYIAQKNAHVKLTTLTHPQEQMGRDAANWMIKKVQGKKNLPDQTYYEPELVPGDTIKKMKK
- a CDS encoding DsbA family oxidoreductase — translated: MKVQIWSDVACPFCYIGKKQLEAALEQFPQRDQVEVEFKSFELDPHAPKQVDYDVHDMLVKKYGMSRSQAIAMNEQVKQVGKEKGVDFQFDPIILTNTFDAHRFVQYASKAGKGDIVMGELFKAYFTDGKHVGDHKILLDIAKKVGLDQGELQKVLDGQEYAEDVRSDETEAKELGISAVPFFLINDKYSVAGAQSSDTFLRTLETAWNEQAGQTSNGAFHETACADGMCVVPSSKEERIK
- a CDS encoding alpha/beta hydrolase — its product is MTLKRIIKWLMFVAVIAGLLGCAFFVFRLNQSQPTANIHYADTKNNQQTLDMYMPKDTSRTAGEHPVMIYLHGGGWTGGDKSKVASKANYFTDHGYVFVSINYRLHPDAQYDQMAYDTAKAIKWVKVHADQYQIDPAKINVMGHSAGGHLTALVATDATYLKRVGLSPKSIRSIVILDGPLNINQFIQAIPSYQKVFGKNEKVWTKASPVTYMNQSNTPVYLITRRENPEVYRFAERLNHEKGTRFVFRVNTLTHSGLNKWFGSDRAPKEAQDMTKAVMAFLKKQNQ